A single genomic interval of Mycolicibacterium holsaticum DSM 44478 = JCM 12374 harbors:
- a CDS encoding SMP-30/gluconolactonase/LRE family protein: MPANAGPTKPPIDPVRWQPPPVDPLPDLPSAPLTVVPVPGNAPEDVVVDTDGHIWTGIDDGRILRLSPGGDVSVVTETGGRPLGLAMGRDDRLLVCDSPRGLLAVDRRSGAVETLVDEVDNRKLQFCSNAVELADGTIIFTESTSAFTYAHYVGAILEARGRGSLFRRDPDGTVLTVLSGLYFANGVTATADGSALVFAETQGRCLSKLWLTGPDAGTVTPLAVNLPAMPDNLSTGADGRIWCAMVTPVNAVAERLAKGAPLLRKLVWRLPEALQPKPESTVWVVAFDPDSGEVVAGLRTEHPGFGMVTGLVEADGRLWMGSIGARAVAWAELSALTL; encoded by the coding sequence ATGCCCGCCAACGCCGGACCGACCAAACCGCCGATCGACCCCGTCCGCTGGCAGCCCCCGCCGGTGGATCCGCTGCCGGACCTGCCGTCGGCGCCGCTGACCGTCGTCCCGGTGCCCGGCAACGCACCCGAAGACGTGGTGGTCGACACCGACGGCCATATCTGGACCGGCATCGACGACGGCCGCATCCTGCGCCTCTCCCCCGGCGGTGACGTGTCGGTGGTCACCGAGACCGGCGGTCGCCCGCTGGGGCTGGCCATGGGGCGCGACGACCGGCTGCTGGTGTGCGACAGCCCGCGTGGCCTGCTGGCCGTGGACCGGCGCAGCGGCGCGGTCGAGACGTTGGTCGACGAAGTCGACAACCGAAAGCTGCAATTCTGCTCCAATGCTGTCGAATTAGCCGATGGCACAATCATTTTCACCGAGTCCACCAGTGCGTTCACCTACGCCCACTATGTGGGGGCGATCCTGGAGGCGCGTGGGCGCGGCAGCCTGTTTCGGCGCGATCCCGACGGCACCGTGTTGACGGTGTTGTCGGGGCTGTATTTCGCCAACGGGGTGACGGCCACCGCGGACGGGTCGGCGCTGGTGTTCGCCGAGACGCAGGGCCGCTGCCTGTCGAAGCTGTGGCTCACCGGCCCCGACGCGGGCACGGTCACCCCGCTGGCGGTGAACCTTCCCGCGATGCCCGACAACCTGTCCACCGGCGCCGACGGGCGGATCTGGTGCGCCATGGTCACCCCGGTCAACGCGGTCGCCGAGCGGCTGGCCAAGGGTGCGCCGCTGCTGCGCAAGCTGGTGTGGCGGTTGCCCGAGGCGTTGCAGCCCAAGCCGGAGTCGACGGTGTGGGTGGTCGCGTTCGACCCGGACAGCGGTGAGGTGGTCGCCGGTCTGCGCACCGAGCATCCGGGGTTCGGCATGGTGACCGGCTTGGTGGAGGCCGACGGCCGGCTCTGGATGGGCAGCATCGGCGCACGCGCCGTCGCGTGGGCGGAGTTGTCGGCGCTCACCCTCTGA
- a CDS encoding D-alanyl-D-alanine carboxypeptidase family protein, protein MANFRTASRRAVGLAAALFVLVSPAVASAQPPSAPEGTTCPYRETTPPAVDASEVPKPGQDPPAPLPVPATPLGGDALSGCGVITAPGTPPLPNDVSAEAWIVADLDTGDVIAAKDPHGRHRPASVIKVLTAMAAIKELPIHRVVAGTPEDAAQEGTKVGVGPEGHYSVNDLLHGLMMYSGNDAAYALATQLGGYDVALNKLNDLARKLGGRDTRVASPSGLDGPGMSTSAYDLALFYRYAWQNPVFADIVSTRSFDFPGRGDVGYPIENDNKLLNNYPGALGGKTGYTDDAGQTFVGAADRDGRRLVAVLLRGTRQPIAPWEQAAHLLDYGFATPPGTKVGTLIEPDPSLLDRKPAADTAAGVNAAPMLSDVDAMPVRVGVAVVGAIIVFSLIMGARSLNRRPQLTR, encoded by the coding sequence ATGGCGAATTTTCGAACCGCGTCTCGGCGCGCTGTCGGCCTGGCAGCTGCCCTTTTCGTGCTGGTCAGCCCGGCGGTCGCGAGCGCTCAGCCACCGTCGGCGCCGGAAGGCACCACCTGCCCGTACCGCGAGACCACACCCCCGGCGGTCGACGCCTCCGAGGTCCCCAAGCCCGGCCAGGACCCACCCGCCCCGCTACCGGTGCCCGCCACCCCGCTCGGCGGTGACGCGCTCTCGGGGTGCGGGGTGATCACCGCGCCCGGCACACCGCCGCTGCCCAACGACGTCTCCGCCGAGGCATGGATCGTCGCCGACCTCGACACCGGCGATGTCATCGCGGCCAAGGACCCCCACGGCAGGCACCGGCCCGCCAGCGTCATCAAGGTGCTCACCGCGATGGCGGCCATCAAGGAACTCCCGATTCACCGGGTGGTGGCGGGCACCCCCGAAGACGCGGCCCAGGAAGGCACCAAGGTGGGCGTCGGACCCGAGGGGCACTACTCGGTCAACGACCTGCTGCACGGCCTGATGATGTACTCCGGCAACGACGCCGCCTACGCGCTGGCCACCCAGCTCGGCGGCTACGACGTCGCGCTGAACAAGCTCAACGACCTGGCCCGCAAGCTCGGCGGGCGCGACACCCGGGTGGCCAGCCCGTCCGGCCTGGACGGACCGGGCATGAGCACATCGGCCTACGACCTGGCCCTGTTCTACCGCTACGCCTGGCAGAACCCGGTGTTCGCCGACATCGTGTCCACCCGCAGCTTCGACTTCCCCGGCCGCGGCGACGTCGGCTATCCGATCGAGAACGACAACAAGCTGCTCAACAACTATCCCGGCGCGCTGGGCGGCAAGACCGGATACACCGATGACGCCGGCCAGACGTTCGTCGGCGCCGCCGACCGTGACGGGCGCCGCCTGGTCGCGGTGCTGCTGCGCGGCACCCGCCAGCCGATCGCCCCGTGGGAGCAGGCGGCGCACCTGCTGGACTACGGCTTCGCGACCCCGCCCGGCACCAAGGTGGGCACGCTGATCGAACCGGACCCCTCCCTGCTCGACCGCAAACCGGCCGCCGACACCGCTGCCGGGGTCAATGCCGCGCCCATGCTCTCCGACGTCGACGCCATGCCGGTGCGCGTCGGGGTGGCGGTCGTGGGGGCCATCATCGTGTTCAGTCTGATCATGGGCGCCCGGTCGTTGAACCGACGCCCCCAGCTCACCCGCTGA
- a CDS encoding aminobutyraldehyde dehydrogenase, with protein sequence MNVAGSWMVGAPVVTGGRAHQVLNPATGRPVAGYASAAPADVDTAVAAARASMPGWAGATPAQRSAVLAALARLAGEHAEHLVAEEVSQTGKPVRLAAEFDVPGSLDNIDFFAGAARHLEGKASAEYSAEHTSSIRREAVGVVATITPWNYPLQMAVWKVLPALAAGCTVVIKPSELTPLTTLTLARLATEAGLPDGVFNVVTGAGPDVGAALAGHSGVDMVTFTGSTAVGRTVMAAAAAHGHRVQLELGGKAPFVVFDDADLDAAIPGAVAAALINTGQDCTAATRAIVAADLYDDFVAGVAEVMGKVVVGDPGDPDTDLGPLISTAHRAKVAGMVARAPSQGGRIVTGGAAPERPGCFYLPTLIAGVGEQSEVYRDEIFGPVLTVRACTDDDDALRQANDTAYGLAASAWTRDVYRAERAAREIKAGCVWINDHIPIISEMPHGGVGASGFGKDMSDYSLEEYLTVKHVMSDITGVADKAWHRTVFTKR encoded by the coding sequence ATGAACGTCGCGGGTAGCTGGATGGTGGGGGCGCCGGTGGTAACCGGCGGCCGGGCGCATCAGGTTCTCAACCCGGCCACCGGCCGGCCGGTCGCCGGGTACGCGTCGGCTGCGCCCGCCGACGTCGACACCGCGGTGGCTGCGGCGCGGGCGAGCATGCCCGGGTGGGCGGGCGCGACGCCTGCGCAGCGGTCGGCGGTGCTGGCCGCGTTGGCGCGGCTGGCGGGCGAGCATGCCGAGCATCTGGTGGCCGAAGAGGTCAGCCAAACCGGCAAGCCGGTGCGGTTGGCTGCCGAGTTCGACGTGCCCGGCAGCCTCGACAACATCGACTTCTTCGCCGGTGCCGCACGTCATCTCGAGGGAAAGGCCAGCGCCGAGTACTCCGCTGAGCACACTTCGAGCATCCGGCGGGAGGCCGTCGGCGTCGTCGCGACCATCACGCCGTGGAACTATCCGTTGCAGATGGCGGTGTGGAAAGTGTTGCCCGCCTTGGCCGCCGGCTGCACCGTGGTGATCAAACCCAGCGAGCTGACCCCGCTGACGACGCTCACGCTGGCCCGGTTGGCCACCGAGGCGGGACTGCCCGACGGCGTCTTCAACGTCGTGACCGGCGCGGGACCCGACGTCGGGGCCGCGCTGGCCGGCCACTCCGGGGTCGACATGGTCACGTTCACCGGATCCACCGCGGTTGGGCGCACGGTGATGGCCGCCGCGGCCGCACACGGGCACCGCGTGCAGCTCGAACTGGGTGGCAAGGCCCCGTTCGTGGTGTTCGACGACGCCGATCTGGACGCCGCGATCCCGGGTGCGGTGGCCGCCGCGCTGATCAACACCGGCCAGGACTGCACGGCCGCCACGCGCGCGATCGTGGCCGCCGACCTCTACGACGACTTCGTCGCCGGGGTCGCCGAGGTGATGGGCAAGGTGGTCGTCGGTGACCCCGGCGACCCCGACACCGACCTTGGCCCGCTGATCTCGACGGCGCACCGGGCGAAGGTCGCCGGCATGGTGGCGCGGGCGCCCAGTCAGGGCGGGCGCATCGTCACCGGCGGCGCCGCGCCAGAGCGCCCGGGGTGTTTCTACCTGCCGACGCTGATCGCCGGCGTCGGCGAACAGTCGGAGGTCTACCGCGACGAGATCTTCGGCCCGGTGCTGACGGTGCGTGCCTGCACCGACGACGACGACGCGCTGAGGCAGGCCAACGACACCGCCTACGGGTTGGCGGCCTCGGCGTGGACCCGTGATGTGTATCGGGCGGAGCGGGCAGCACGGGAGATCAAGGCGGGTTGCGTGTGGATCAACGACCACATCCCGATCATCAGCGAGATGCCCCACGGCGGCGTCGGCGCCTCGGGCTTCGGCAAGGACATGAGCGATTACTCGCTCGAGGAGTACCTGACCGTCAAGCACGTCATGAGCGACATCACCGGGGTCGCCGACAAGGCTTGGCACCGAACGGTTTTCACCAAACGCTGA
- a CDS encoding aspartate aminotransferase family protein, with translation MTDIDTAQGLSAALGAKADRHLWGHFARHGAGITPPIITRGEGVTIWDSNGKSYIDGLSGLFVVQVGHGRQELAEAAAKQAEQLAFFPLWSYATPTAIELAERVANYAPGDLNRVFFTTGGGEAVESAWKLAKNYFKLTGKPGKHKVVSRAVAYHGTPQGALAITGLPVFKAPFEPLTPGGFRVPNTNFYRAPAPYRDDEKAFGQYCADRIAEAIEFEGPDTVAAVFLEPVQNAGGCFPPPPGYFERVREICDEYDVLLVSDEVICAYGRIGSMFACDDFGYVPDIITCAKGLTSGYSPIGAMIASDRLFEPFNDGKTVFAHGYTFGGHPVSSVVALANLDIFEREGINDHVKHTAPALRATLEQLYDLPIVGDVRGEGFFYGIELVKDKATRETFNDEESERLLRGFLTPALFEAGLYCRADDRGDPVVQLAPPLISGQQEFDAIYEILRGVLAEASRLL, from the coding sequence GTGACCGACATCGATACCGCACAAGGGCTTTCGGCTGCACTCGGCGCCAAAGCCGACCGTCACCTGTGGGGCCACTTCGCTCGGCACGGCGCCGGTATCACCCCGCCCATCATCACCCGCGGCGAGGGTGTCACGATCTGGGACAGCAACGGCAAGAGCTACATCGACGGACTGTCAGGACTTTTCGTCGTGCAGGTGGGCCACGGCCGCCAGGAACTGGCCGAGGCCGCGGCCAAGCAGGCCGAGCAGCTGGCGTTCTTTCCGCTGTGGTCCTACGCGACACCGACCGCGATCGAACTGGCCGAACGGGTGGCCAATTACGCGCCGGGCGACCTGAACCGGGTGTTCTTCACCACCGGCGGCGGTGAAGCGGTCGAGTCGGCGTGGAAGCTGGCCAAGAACTACTTCAAGCTGACCGGCAAACCCGGTAAGCACAAGGTGGTTTCGCGAGCGGTGGCCTATCACGGCACACCGCAGGGCGCACTGGCGATCACCGGTCTGCCGGTGTTCAAAGCGCCGTTCGAGCCGCTGACCCCCGGCGGCTTCCGGGTACCCAACACCAACTTCTACCGCGCGCCTGCCCCGTATCGCGACGACGAGAAGGCCTTCGGGCAGTACTGCGCCGACCGCATCGCCGAAGCGATCGAGTTCGAGGGACCCGACACCGTAGCGGCCGTCTTCCTGGAACCTGTGCAGAACGCCGGCGGCTGTTTCCCGCCTCCGCCAGGTTATTTCGAGCGGGTCCGCGAGATCTGCGACGAGTACGACGTGCTGCTGGTGTCCGACGAGGTGATCTGCGCCTACGGGCGGATCGGCTCGATGTTCGCCTGTGACGACTTCGGCTATGTACCCGACATCATCACCTGCGCAAAGGGTTTGACATCGGGCTACTCACCGATCGGTGCGATGATCGCCAGCGACCGGCTGTTCGAACCGTTCAACGACGGCAAGACGGTGTTCGCACACGGCTACACGTTCGGCGGCCACCCGGTCTCCTCGGTGGTCGCGCTGGCCAACCTCGACATCTTCGAACGCGAGGGCATCAACGATCACGTCAAGCACACCGCGCCGGCGCTGCGGGCCACGCTCGAGCAGCTCTACGACCTTCCGATCGTCGGCGACGTCCGCGGTGAGGGCTTCTTCTACGGCATCGAGCTGGTCAAGGACAAAGCCACCCGGGAGACGTTCAACGACGAGGAGTCCGAGCGGCTGCTGCGGGGCTTCTTGACGCCCGCGCTGTTCGAGGCGGGCCTGTACTGCCGGGCCGATGACCGCGGGGACCCGGTGGTGCAGCTCGCGCCGCCGCTGATCAGCGGGCAACAGGAGTTCGACGCCATCTACGAGATCCTGCGCGGGGTCCTCGCCGAAGCCAGCCGCCTGCTGTAG
- the yhjD gene encoding inner membrane protein YhjD produces the protein MAQQDTATEPDKPGVIDRMRARYPWFDHVMRAQQRYQASKGDFYAAGITYFTVFALFPLLMVGFAVGGFILVRQPDLLAQVEDRIRSSVTGDVGNQLVDLMESAIASRTSVGIIGLATAAWAGLGWMANLREALSQMWGLQRQNSKGFVRTKASDLFAILGLFIAVAVTVALTALGNSGPMHKVLEWVGLEHVPGVGVALRIVSVLFSLLISWMLFSWIIARLPRESVSFRSALRAGFLAAAAFEVFKLVASIYLRSVVTGPAGATFGPVLGLMVFAYITARLILFTTAWAATATDNMQPAPVEPPGRALIAPRVQVREGVGLTGALTAALLGAVGALSLSRLMRR, from the coding sequence ATGGCCCAGCAAGACACGGCGACCGAGCCGGACAAGCCTGGCGTCATCGACCGGATGCGGGCCCGGTACCCCTGGTTCGACCACGTCATGCGCGCCCAGCAGCGCTACCAGGCCAGCAAGGGCGACTTCTACGCGGCGGGCATCACCTACTTCACCGTCTTCGCGCTGTTCCCGTTGCTGATGGTGGGATTCGCGGTCGGCGGCTTCATCCTTGTGCGCCAGCCAGATCTGCTCGCCCAAGTCGAGGACCGGATCCGGTCGTCGGTGACCGGCGATGTCGGCAACCAGTTGGTCGACCTGATGGAGTCGGCGATCGCCTCGCGCACCTCGGTCGGCATCATCGGCCTGGCCACCGCCGCGTGGGCGGGGCTGGGCTGGATGGCCAACCTGCGTGAGGCGCTGAGCCAGATGTGGGGTCTGCAGCGGCAGAACTCGAAAGGGTTTGTGCGCACCAAGGCGTCGGATCTGTTCGCGATCCTCGGTCTGTTCATCGCCGTGGCCGTCACCGTCGCGCTGACCGCGCTGGGCAACTCGGGCCCGATGCATAAAGTTCTGGAATGGGTTGGGTTGGAGCATGTTCCGGGTGTCGGCGTGGCGTTGCGGATCGTCTCCGTGCTTTTCTCGTTGCTGATCAGCTGGATGCTGTTCTCGTGGATCATCGCGCGGCTGCCACGGGAGTCGGTGAGCTTTCGCAGCGCGCTGCGGGCCGGGTTCTTGGCGGCGGCGGCGTTCGAGGTGTTCAAACTGGTGGCGTCGATCTACTTGCGCTCGGTGGTCACCGGTCCGGCGGGTGCGACGTTCGGCCCAGTGCTGGGGCTGATGGTGTTCGCCTACATCACCGCGCGGCTGATCCTGTTCACGACGGCGTGGGCGGCGACGGCGACCGACAACATGCAGCCCGCGCCGGTCGAGCCGCCCGGGCGCGCGTTGATCGCCCCGCGGGTGCAGGTCCGCGAGGGGGTGGGGCTTACCGGTGCGTTGACTGCTGCCTTACTGGGCGCCGTTGGCGCGCTGAGCCTTTCGCGGTTGATGCGGCGCTAA
- the trpS gene encoding tryptophan--tRNA ligase, translating into MSNERAAAPEKRVFSGVQPTSDSLHLGNALGAVRQWVGMQDEFDAFFCVVDLHAITVPQDPEQLRRRTLAVAAQYLALGIDPARSTIFVQSHVPAHTELAWALGCFTGFGQASRMTQFKDKSQRQGSEATTVGLFTYPVLMAADVLLYDTNLVPVGEDQRQHLELARDVAQRFNARFPATFVIPDVLIPKATAKIYDLADPTAKMSKSAATEAGLINLLDDPKVSAKKIRSAVTDSEREVRYDPDAKPGVSNLLTIQSAVTGTDVDKLVEGYAGRGYGDLKADTAEAVVEFVTPLKARVDELLADPAELEAVLAAGAQRAREVSATTLQRVYDRLGFLQPRP; encoded by the coding sequence ATGAGCAACGAGCGCGCCGCCGCGCCGGAAAAGCGGGTCTTTTCCGGCGTGCAACCCACATCGGACTCCCTGCACCTCGGCAACGCCCTCGGCGCGGTCCGGCAGTGGGTGGGGATGCAGGACGAGTTCGACGCGTTCTTCTGTGTCGTCGACCTGCACGCGATCACCGTCCCGCAGGACCCCGAGCAGCTGCGCAGACGCACGCTCGCGGTCGCCGCGCAGTACCTGGCGTTGGGCATCGACCCGGCACGCTCGACGATCTTCGTGCAGAGCCACGTCCCCGCGCACACCGAACTGGCCTGGGCGCTGGGATGTTTCACCGGGTTCGGGCAGGCATCGCGGATGACGCAGTTCAAGGACAAGTCGCAGCGGCAGGGCAGCGAGGCCACCACCGTCGGGCTGTTCACCTACCCGGTGCTGATGGCCGCCGACGTGTTGCTCTACGACACCAACCTGGTGCCCGTCGGCGAGGATCAGCGCCAGCACCTCGAGCTGGCACGCGATGTCGCGCAACGGTTCAACGCGCGCTTTCCCGCCACGTTCGTCATCCCCGACGTGCTGATCCCGAAGGCCACCGCCAAGATCTACGACCTGGCCGACCCGACCGCCAAGATGAGCAAGTCGGCGGCCACCGAGGCCGGCCTGATCAACCTGCTCGACGACCCGAAGGTCTCGGCCAAGAAGATCCGCTCGGCGGTCACCGACAGCGAACGCGAAGTGCGTTACGACCCCGACGCCAAGCCGGGTGTCTCCAACCTGCTGACCATCCAGTCCGCGGTCACCGGCACCGACGTCGACAAGCTCGTCGAGGGCTACGCCGGCCGCGGATACGGCGACCTGAAGGCCGACACCGCCGAGGCCGTCGTCGAATTCGTCACCCCGCTCAAGGCCCGCGTCGACGAACTCCTCGCCGATCCGGCCGAACTGGAAGCGGTGCTCGCGGCCGGCGCGCAGCGCGCGCGCGAGGTGTCTGCAACGACGTTGCAGCGGGTATACGACCGGCTGGGATTCTTGCAGCCACGTCCTTGA
- a CDS encoding alpha/beta fold hydrolase, with the protein MTERAPIHLGSGEPMLLLHPFMMSQNVWKDVAPMIADTGRYEVYAPTMPGHNGGVKGRFFLDTVELADDMERRMDALGWDTAHIVGNSLGGWVAFELERRGRARTLTGIAPAGGWSRFTPAKFEIVFKFVAGLPVWLGAKALGPRALRLPFVRQLAFVPVSADPSGLTDEDLLVIIDDVTHCPAYYQLLVKALLLPGLRELADADAPIHLVICEKDRVLPHPRFTRHFTEHLPKSAQITHLDGVGHIPMFEAPRRVADVIVEFVDRHLAPPRRAVAD; encoded by the coding sequence ATGACTGAGCGCGCTCCGATTCACCTCGGCTCCGGCGAACCGATGCTTTTGCTACATCCGTTCATGATGTCGCAAAACGTGTGGAAAGACGTCGCACCGATGATTGCCGACACCGGCCGTTACGAGGTGTACGCGCCCACGATGCCCGGTCACAACGGCGGGGTGAAGGGCCGCTTCTTCCTCGACACCGTCGAGCTCGCTGACGATATGGAACGCCGCATGGACGCCCTGGGCTGGGACACCGCCCACATCGTGGGCAACTCCCTTGGCGGCTGGGTGGCGTTCGAGCTGGAACGTCGCGGCAGGGCCCGCACACTCACCGGGATCGCCCCCGCGGGCGGCTGGAGCCGCTTCACCCCCGCCAAGTTCGAGATCGTGTTCAAGTTCGTCGCCGGCCTGCCGGTCTGGTTGGGCGCCAAGGCGCTGGGGCCGCGCGCGCTGCGCCTACCGTTCGTGCGCCAGCTGGCTTTCGTGCCGGTCAGCGCCGACCCGAGCGGGCTCACCGACGAGGACCTGCTGGTCATCATCGACGATGTCACCCACTGCCCGGCCTACTACCAGCTGCTGGTCAAGGCGCTGTTGCTGCCGGGACTGCGGGAGCTGGCCGACGCCGACGCGCCCATCCACCTGGTGATCTGCGAGAAGGACCGGGTGCTGCCGCACCCCCGGTTCACCCGGCACTTCACCGAGCACCTGCCGAAAAGCGCCCAGATCACCCATCTCGACGGCGTGGGGCACATCCCGATGTTCGAGGCGCCGCGACGGGTCGCCGACGTGATCGTCGAGTTCGTCGACCGCCACCTCGCGCCGCCGCGCCGCGCCGTCGCCGACTAA
- a CDS encoding Lrp/AsnC family transcriptional regulator has translation MATPGPVHGAGPASFRVNQSRPGAAFQLDELSKQIIEKLQEDGRRSYAGIGKAVGLSEAAVRQRVQRMVDAGVMQIVAVTDPMQLGFARQAMIGIRCTGDTTKVAEKLAAVDSVDYVVLTAGSFDVIVEVVCADDDDLLDLLNTQIRALPGVLSTETLVYLKLVKQQYDWGTR, from the coding sequence ATGGCTACCCCGGGTCCCGTGCACGGCGCCGGACCGGCGTCGTTCCGGGTCAACCAGTCCCGCCCTGGTGCGGCGTTTCAGCTCGACGAGCTCTCGAAGCAGATCATCGAGAAGCTGCAGGAAGACGGTCGTCGCTCGTATGCGGGCATCGGCAAGGCGGTCGGGCTGTCGGAGGCCGCGGTCCGCCAGCGCGTCCAGCGCATGGTCGACGCGGGCGTCATGCAGATCGTCGCGGTCACCGACCCGATGCAGTTGGGTTTCGCGCGTCAGGCCATGATCGGCATCCGCTGCACGGGCGACACCACCAAGGTGGCCGAGAAGTTGGCCGCCGTCGACTCGGTCGACTACGTGGTGCTGACTGCCGGCTCGTTCGACGTGATCGTCGAAGTCGTGTGCGCCGACGACGACGACCTGCTCGATCTGCTCAACACCCAGATCCGCGCCCTGCCGGGCGTTCTCTCCACCGAGACGCTCGTCTACCTGAAGTTGGTCAAACAACAATATGACTGGGGGACCAGGTGA
- a CDS encoding exodeoxyribonuclease III, translating to MIVSTVNVNGIRAAVRQRSPDNLGLLAWLAATRADVVCLQETRADDDQVAAALAPALADGWHLASAEPHLKGRSGVAVLSRLPITAARPLECDEFSTHGRYLEVDVAGTTVASVYVQTGEAETDRQLEKERFLTVLAKRMAELADRHAVVCGDWNIAHTENDIKNWKGNLKKSGFLPSERQWLTELLDAGWVDVVRVLHPDMAGPYSWWSWRGRAFDNDAGWRIDYQLATPTLAARAVAARVERAAAYALRWSDHAPVTVEYRG from the coding sequence GTGATCGTCAGCACCGTCAACGTCAACGGGATCCGCGCCGCGGTGAGGCAACGCTCGCCGGACAACCTCGGGCTGCTGGCCTGGCTCGCCGCCACCCGCGCCGACGTGGTCTGCCTGCAGGAGACCCGTGCCGACGACGACCAGGTGGCCGCGGCGCTGGCGCCGGCGCTGGCCGACGGCTGGCACCTGGCGTCGGCCGAACCCCACCTCAAGGGCCGCAGCGGCGTCGCGGTGCTCTCCCGCCTGCCGATCACCGCGGCGCGGCCACTGGAGTGTGACGAGTTCTCAACGCACGGACGCTATCTCGAGGTCGACGTCGCAGGAACGACCGTGGCCAGCGTCTACGTGCAGACCGGCGAAGCCGAAACCGACCGTCAGCTGGAAAAGGAACGCTTCCTCACCGTGCTGGCCAAACGGATGGCCGAGCTGGCCGACCGCCACGCGGTGGTGTGCGGGGACTGGAACATCGCGCACACCGAAAACGACATCAAGAATTGGAAGGGCAACCTCAAGAAGTCGGGCTTTCTGCCCAGCGAGCGGCAATGGCTGACCGAACTGCTGGACGCCGGCTGGGTCGACGTGGTCCGCGTGCTGCACCCCGACATGGCCGGGCCGTACTCGTGGTGGTCGTGGCGCGGGCGGGCGTTCGACAACGACGCCGGCTGGCGCATCGACTACCAGCTGGCGACGCCGACGTTGGCCGCGCGGGCGGTGGCGGCGCGGGTGGAGCGCGCCGCGGCGTACGCGCTGCGGTGGTCCGACCACGCGCCGGTGACCGTCGAATACCGCGGTTAG
- a CDS encoding DMT family transporter translates to MAWLILIVSGAFEAVWAVALSKSEGFSKPVPIAIFVVALIISMGGLGIALRDLPVGTGYAVWVGVGAALTVVYSLATGAESASPIKVALLLGIVGCVVGLQLVSS, encoded by the coding sequence ATGGCCTGGCTCATACTCATCGTCTCCGGTGCCTTCGAGGCGGTGTGGGCCGTTGCGCTGAGCAAATCGGAGGGGTTCAGCAAACCGGTACCGATCGCGATATTCGTTGTGGCGCTGATCATTTCGATGGGCGGGTTGGGCATCGCGCTGCGCGACCTGCCGGTCGGCACGGGCTACGCGGTATGGGTGGGCGTCGGCGCGGCGCTCACCGTCGTTTACTCGCTGGCGACCGGGGCCGAAAGCGCCTCACCGATCAAGGTGGCCTTGTTGCTGGGCATCGTGGGGTGTGTGGTCGGCCTGCAACTCGTCAGCAGTTAG